The DNA window GACACCCGAACCTTCCTGGTTTGCCAGCGAGCCGTAGACTGGATTTCTGATTATGGGAAGTTAACCTATCAAACGTTGAACTCTCATTCTGCACGTGACATGTTTGTCCAGCCCGGTTAAATCCATCAGCACCGGTGTGTCCTGCCGCGCTGCGAACCTCGGTGTCATGTCGACCCGCCTGCACGTGAAAGCGCGGAGCCCTGTCTACCCGGGATCAGACACGCGCCGATTCCCGGTGCCCGATGACAAGGTGTTCTGGGAGACGGAGTGGCCCGAGTACAGTCCCGCGGAGTACACGGCTCCGCCTGTGGCGGCCAACCCCGTTTGGGCGGATCCCGGCATCGGGTGAGTATGTGTTCTTGAATTTCGActtggagatcaataaagtCTATCTATATCTCTGTTCACAAGGAGACGGCTAAGATGACCTGCTGTCCGTTGAACTGACTACACTTGACTTTAGCCAGTAGGCTTCTCCATCACGTCACCACatgctgttgtgttttgtaaCACTATGACAACATCAACTATTTCACATTTAACAGTTTAAAGTCAATCATAGCCTGTAAAATAGCCTACCGATGATAAACtaaatacaatgtgtgtgtgtcagtgtgagatgCTCACTGCACTAACACAGTGCCGTCTCCTCAGTGTCCTGGGTGTGTATTGGCTGACcttctgattgattgattgattgattgattgattgattgattgattgattggtgtgTCCCTCCAGCTCGTTTGATTGATTACTTGATTGAGTGATagattgattaattaattggTGTGTCCCTCAGCTTGCTTGCTTGATTGCTTgattgatagattgattgattgattgattgagattgattgatagattgattgattgattggtgtgTCCCTCCAGTTCGTTTGATTGATTACTTGATTGAGTGATagattgattaattaattggTGTGTCCCtcagcttgcttgcttgcttgcttgcttgcttgattgattgattgattgattgattgattgattggtgtgTCCCTCCAGCTCCTTCTCGCCGCAGTTCAATGCTCTTGACGGGTCAATGGATCGACGCAGCCATGAGGGAGAGTACCGTGTTCAGGACCAGCGACCTCTGTGAGTAACCATGACTACCGTGTTCAGGACCGGCGACCTCTGTGAGTAACCATGACTACCGTGTTCAGGACCGGCGACCTCTGTGAGTAACCATGACTACCGTGTTCACGACCGGCGACCTCTGTGAGTAACCATGACTACCGTGTTCAGGACCGGCGACCTCTGTGAGTAACCATGACTACCGTGTTCAGGACCGGCGACCTCTGTGAGTAACCATGACTACCGTGTTCAGGACCGGCGACCTCTGTGAGTAACCATGACTACCGTGTTCAGGACCGGCGACCTCTGTGAGTAACCATGACTACCGTGTTCGCGACCGGCGACCTCTGTGAGTAACCATGACTACCGTGTTCAGGACCGGCGACCTCTGTGAGTAACCATGACTACCGTGTTCAGGACCGGCGACCTCTGTGAGTAACCATGACTACCGTGTTCAGGACCGGCGACCTCTGTGAGTAACCATGACTACCGTGTTCAGGACCAGCGACCTCTGTGAGTAACCATGACTACCGTGTTCAGGACCGGCGACCTCTGTGAGTAACCATGACTACCGTGTTCACGACCGGCGACCTCTGTGAGTTACCATGACTACCGTGTTCACAACCAGCGACCTCTGTGAGTAACCATGACTACCGTGTTCAGGACCAGCGACCTCTGTGAGTAACCATGACTACCGTGTTCAGGACCGGCGACCTCTCTGAGTTACCATGACTACCGTGTTCGCGAGGGGCGACCTCTGTGAGTTACCATGACTACCGTGTTCACGACCAGCGACCTCAGTAGGTTACCATGACTACCGTGTTCATGACCAGTGACTATTGAATTGCCGAACGTTAGAGATAAGACTTCAGGCGGGAAAGACAGATAAAGTTGAGTATCGTGCGCATAGCAGTGATAGTCAAAGCTAAGTAAGCAAGTCTTAGCtccatatatttatagtgtattttttacctttgacctttaacctttgaaaatccttttttaaatagttgtatgtacactgaattataatttaaaaagtaacaacaaccaatcagaccaacgatccgatgtgtgtgtgtgtgtgtgtgtgtgtgtgtgtgtttgtgtgtgtgtaacgtatGATCCTTGCTCTGTTTCAGGAACCCTCGGGGGCGGACGGGGATTAGTGGGAGGGGCCTACTGGGAAAGTGGGGACCCAATCACGCGGCAGATCCCATCGTCACCAggtctctcctttctttctctctcttctctcttcctctacattttctctctcctttcttcctcttttattcTTCCATGTGTTCCCTCATTCCATCTCTCCTGTGTGGAGGAGCAGAATGCTGCCTTTCCACTCCACAGGAAATGAGTCTCAAACAGAACACATGGAACACAGGAAAGGAAAGGCTCTGAGAACGTCCCGCTTGCACTGTGTGGCAACTCCTAACTTTGCAGGCTTAttgacgtgtgcgtgtgtgtgtgtgtgtgtgtgtgtgcgtgcgtgcgtgtgtgtgtgtgtgtgtgtgtgtgtgtgtgtgtgtgtgtgtgtgtgtgcatgtctgtgtgtgtgtgtgtgtgtgtgtgtgtgtgtgtgtgtgtgtgtgcgtgcgtgcgtgcgtgtgtgcgtgtgtgtgtgtgtctcaggtggAAGACGGACGAGGCAGGCCAGCGCTTGTCTAACTCAGCATCTAATCTCCCCGTCCTGCAGTTTGTGTCCATCCAGAGAAAAGACTGTGGAGAGTGGGCCATACctggggtcagtgtgtgtgtgtgtgtgtgtgtgtgtgtgggccatacctggggtcagtgtgtgtgtgtgtgtgtgtgtgtgtgtttatgtgtgtgtgggggccatacctggggtcagtgtgtgtgtgtgtgtgtgtgtgtgtgtgtgtttatgtgtgtgtgtgtgtgtgggccatacctggggtcagtgtgtgtgtgtgtgtgtgtgtgtgtgtgtgcttatgtgtgtgtgtgtgtgtgtgtgtgtgtgtgtgtgtgtgtgggccatacctggggtcagtgtgtgtgtgtgtgtagggaatgGTCCATGCAGGAGAGCGTGTGTCTCTGACGCTGCAGAGGGAATCtcatatatacgtgtgtgtgtgtgtgtgtgtgtgtgtgtgtgtgtgtgtgtgtgtgtgtgtgtgtgtgtgtgtgtgtgtgtgtgtgtgtgtgtagggcatgGTGGATGCAGGAGAGCGTGTGTCTCTGACGCTGCAGAGGGAATCTcataataacgtgtgtgtgtgtgtgtgtgtgtgtgtgtgtgtgtagggcatgGTGGATGCAGGAGAGCGTGTGTCTCTGACGCTGCAGAGAGAGTTTTCTGAAGAGGCGCTCAACTCTCTAGAGACGGCCAACAGGGAGGAGCTTCACCAACGCAtcacacaactcttcagctcaCCTGGcctacaggtaacacacacacacaactcttcagctcaCCTGGcctacaggtaacacacacactgcctaggtctgagtgtgtctgtgtgtgtgtgtgtctgtttttctttcagtgTATCAGTGAATGTCTGTCAAAGAGTACCGTCCTCTGATTATCCgaactcacctgtgtgtgtgtgtgtgtgtgtgtgtgtgtgtgtgtgtgtgtcaggtgtataAGGGTTATGTTGATGATCCGAGAAACACAGACAACGCATGGATGGAAACGGTAGCTGTGAACTTCCATGATGactcaggtgagtgtgtgtgtgtgtgtgtgtattctagccgtgtgtgtaaatgctagccgtataagagtgtgtatgtgtgtgtaaatgctagtattatgtgtgtgtgtgtgtgtgtgcaagttctGTCTGTCCGAAAAAATCACCAGAGTTAATGAAGAAAGCTTTCTACTTCTCTtgcatgcacctgtgtgtgtgtgtgtgtgtgtgtgtgtgtgtgtcggttgcCAGGCGACAGCGTGAGCGCTCTTCCTCTGGAGGCGGGGGATGATGCGGGTCACGTCAGCTGGATCGACGTTGACTCCGCCCAGCCTCTCTACGCTAGCCACTCCCACTTCCTGGAAACAGTTGCTAAGGAACGCCACGCCCACTGGTGACCAGGGCAGCAGGACGTGTCGTCACGGGGACAACAGAAACAATAGCGTCTTCATCACCATCGAGGCGGCCCGCTCACCTGCTCGGagtacccacaatgcacctgcACTGACCACCGCCCGCTtctacccacaatgcacctgtGTGAGAGGGGCGTTTCGTACACATTCCCCCAACATCACGCTAATGGTTCTGATTACACTTTGAATATGTCTGAAGTTCTGCTTGTGTTTGGTCAAGTGACACATTAACCGATTATATTACAAACTCAACTaattacattaaattacaaaTGAGTATATTACACACTCAACTAATCACATTAAATTACAAATGATCAACTCCACATGAGGTCTGT is part of the Sardina pilchardus chromosome 22, fSarPil1.1, whole genome shotgun sequence genome and encodes:
- the nudt9 gene encoding ADP-ribose pyrophosphatase, mitochondrial, whose translation is MVSSLVCRLLPSDCAASVCRSGMRQVFSRWLGPIHVALTLFGLPYSVCAKGTCPVKSISTGVSCRAANLGVMSTRLHVKARSPVYPGSDTRRFPVPDDKVFWETEWPEYSPAEYTAPPVAANPVWADPGIGSFSPQFNALDGSMDRRSHEGEYRVQDQRPLNPRGRTGISGRGLLGKWGPNHAADPIVTRWKTDEAGQRLSNSASNLPVLQFVSIQRKDCGEWAIPGGMVDAGERVSLTLQREFSEEALNSLETANREELHQRITQLFSSPGLQVYKGYVDDPRNTDNAWMETVAVNFHDDSGDSVSALPLEAGDDAGHVSWIDVDSAQPLYASHSHFLETVAKERHAHW